The sequence CTGTCCTGAGCTATCTTGATGACGGCATCAAGATCTTTCTGCCCTAAAAAGTATGCCGGCATCTCTTCCATAAGGATTGTGGATATTGCCGCGTCGGATGAATTCGATTTTGAGCAGCTCAGAATGATGTTTTCCATATTGTCTATTTCTTCATCTTGGAATTTAGAGCGTCTTGGAACATTAGTGCCTAT comes from Ruminococcaceae bacterium R-25 and encodes:
- a CDS encoding hypothetical protein (partial gene), with the protein product IGTNVPRRSKFQDEEIDNMENIILSCSKSNSSDAAISTILMEEMPAYFLGQKDLDAVIKIAQDRAQKVLDERG